The Cyprinus carpio isolate SPL01 chromosome B22, ASM1834038v1, whole genome shotgun sequence genome contains the following window.
ATACTTTAAGGAATAAGGTAGTATCGTCCGCAAGTCGAGATATTTTAATTCAACagccaaaagaaaaataaacggGGAAATGGGGCAGCCTTGACACACTCCTCTATCACAATTATACTATTAAGACCAGATTTTAAACGAGTAGCAAATATTAAAGCGAGtaatttataatcaacatttaacaatGAAATTGGTCTCCAGTTTTCAATTAAAAGTGGATCTTTATCTGATTTAGGAATCAAAGAAATTAGTACCTGCTTCATTGTGGGCGTCATCTCACCTTTGTGAATACATtctttaaacaaacaatataaaggCTGCTTTAATAGgtcccaaaaatgtaaataaaattcaaCAGACAGACCGTCAGTACCTGGAGATTTTCCCTTTTTCATAGATTTAAGTGCCTCTTCTATTTCAGTAACAGATACATCAGAATcacataataattttaaatccTCATTAATACCTGAAACtttatcacaaatattcaaaagaaaagaaTCACATTTATCTTGAGAAAACTGAGAAGTATACAATTCTTCATAACAGTTGTATACAAAAGTTGAGATCATTCCTAGATCTGTACATAAATCACCATTAATATTTTAGGGCAGAGAGCAAACCACTGAAATTTTGAAATCCTGACGTAACGAATACatagataaacaaaataaaacacaacaggaaaataaataaataaatacagaaaaaaaaaaaccactactACAAGGGGCTTAatcatcaaaaaacaacaacaacaacaacaaaacacattcaaaagaCTACATAGTTTAAGGGCTTTTATGTGACGCATGAGCTTTAGGGATTTGAAGAAGACCATTAAATCTGGCTGGAAAAGCATCTCTTTTGTTAACTGTTCAGCATTTGACAGTATGAAAAAAACATAGGAGAAAGGATACACTTTTAAGTCCAATTGAGGCTATTTACATATCTACATCGAGCACCGAACAAAGACAAATCAATAAAGTGAACAAGAGGGTTGTGGAAAACCATAAGTCAGCTGTAGGTAGATGATCTTTcgtaataaaacaaaacaaacaaacaaacaaacaaaaactaaattaaaaagttttgtagacaaactttaagttggcttgaaaagcctagccagaaagtgtttaaaaagttttaaaagcttgcAGTCAAAGTTTTAAGTTTTGAAGTAGTTTGTTAGCAGAAGTATAGGCCTGATAGGAAACAGATATAAAAGATACAATGatacaaaaacagacacaaaagaaCATTAATCCAACCATATACAAAAAATCACCTTAATCCCTTTGCTGGTTTACATGTTTTCTCAATTATTGCTGTATGAATATATAcgaaggaataattgacgacgggccgttgaattattagataTATACTACTGCTTATACCTACGGTTACCACACCACATGACATCGATCAGAAGATGAATTTAAAGGGATTCATccttttttgtacttaaatcgctattgtgagtaggattgtttcttccgcatctcatccaacgcctcttatactggttccaaaatgtaattttaaagctggtaacggAGGCTTTATacgttttatatgtttttttttttccaattattgtttcaattattttcaattattgctgtatgaatatatacatttcattCAGTTCTACTCTGGTGTTTGAGGTAAAAATTGACTTTTACTGGTATCAGTGATGTTACAGTGATGTCTCACTGGCAGCCTCAGTCTCATCCTCATCAGGGGACGTCTCATTAGCATTGTCCATCAACACAGGGCTGGATTGTTGTCCTTAAATAGGGCTGGACGATTAATCGAAAAAAATAATCGAAACCGAAATTCAGAACCTCTAACCGACGAAATTTTCCCATGTCGGTTATtccgtttttttttaatcctgttaaTACTTCCCCCTTAAAAAGCATCCTACCGCGTGTAGCCACATCACTCTCCCCCCCGTCCAGTCAGTGGCATAAAAGCAAAACACGGAGGTGAACGCCGGTTCAACACAAAGAGATGGCGCGCGGAGCGGTGAGCCTTGCATCTTCACTAAATTTTgtcagttgtatttgtttttatggtttgGACATTTAAGCGATTAGAAGATCGGATGTGTATTATTATATCGAGCTACCATATTCGCGCAGCTGCATTGTGACACGAACACTCATATAAACAGTAGCTGTGAAGATCGCGCGCACAGAGGAACGCATAAACTATAGAATGTCAGCGCTGTCCTGTCGGCTGCCTGATTTATCACTAAAGTAGCCTAGAATCTCAAAACTtattatagcatatttttctacttttgaaGGAACTAGGCTATTTACAACCCACAGCTTCACAATTAATATAGAGATGGTTTGActaattcacacacacatcactcgtACTGGTACTGTGCTAATTTATCTTTATCTAATCTTTATTTATCTCTTACAACCGAGCAATAATCTGTAAGAGAAATGTTACGAACATAGATAAAATAACTGCTGATAGTGAGCTATGATGTCAGATCGCTCTTTTCATAGGAAAAAATATCCCACCTTTaatagtcaaatcatatttacagtacaaaccttgtcagtgaactatgagggcaaaacaacaaaaatataatcgTTCATTAATCGTAAAAACGAGGTAAAATGTTCAATTAATCAAGCTTTTGATTTTAGGCCGTAATCGTCCATGCAGCCCTACTTTTAAATGACCCATCTGTAATAAAACACAGATACACAGAGGGTTAATGAAGATGATTTAGTTGCACATTATGCTTTTTCTTGATGCACCGACATTTTCTCTTCCTCAGTGTACATAGACTTTAGTGTGCATAGTATCTCACCTGATCACTGGCTTGTGCTGTGGTGCTTGTTTGAACAATAACAAAATTCAATTAAACACACATTACTTTGACTTATGAGTAGACAAATACTTTTGCATCTTTTAAAGTTTCCTTTTAATACTTTTTCCATCTTGTTAAATCATCTGTATGTAATACTCACTATTCTGTCCTGCATGAAGACGCTTGCAATAGTAAATCACACCCAACACAAGCTGCAGCCACCAGCAGAACAACACCAACACCAGCACCAACACATATTCCTGCCACAGCAGCTGAAGACAGACCTGAATCTGAAGCAGATAAGGACAGACATCATTACTACATCGAGAACGATAATCGGTAGTTACATCAATGTTGgtcatatttaaaatactgtattaagATATTTACCATTAAGATATTTAAGTCACTACACCACTAAGCACATGCTTCCatgagcaaaataaatattattatttttatatatgagaGTGCACAGAAGTGACAACCACATTCCATAACCAAACTCATACCAGAACATTTTCAGGACTCGCAACTGCATTTTTGGTGAAGCCATGCTTTTGAACAAAACTGAACTGGACAACTAGTTTTCTTTAGTGTCAGTCCCAAACACTGAGTGTGAATGTAGCCGGTAAGCggtcaaggacacctcagtcatgtGTACTGAAGGTGGAGAAGAGCTCTGTACATTTACTCTCCCAGCCTACAATTCCTGGCTTTACTGAAACtctgaacccacaaccttttggttacaagtctgactctctaaccattaggccacaactgccctcatttaacttaatttgcttaattttactttaatgttattaattttacatgttaACAGCATTAGACTTGTGAACTGGACAAGCTTGTTGTGACATTTTGAAGCATATGCAAAGGTGATAGatcacaattatattttaataatgactcAAAGCTCACTTTTgaccacaataaaaatatttactggaattatttaaacatttcaaaatgtgttttaaaattgcttcatGGAAAAGTCCTTGTAAGACTAAATTTTACTCACCAATGAcagtaaaaatgaatgttttcaaacTGGTGATGCTGACGCTGTTCTGAAGGATGCGGCTGATGATCAATACtttataatctccagagtctgtggttctggtgtttgtgatgatcagagatccagtctgattgttcagtttcagtctgtctctgaatctctctttacactcatcatctgtacagatcttactctgatctccagtgatttcagcgatgagaGAGTCATTAAAATACAATCTCATCACATAATTAGTTGTTTTTATGACACCAGGATCAAAAGTAACATATTCTCCCTTCTTCACTGATATTGTCTTCACTTTATCAGGAACATCTGCAACACAAACCGACAGCTGCTTgaaaaggatgttttttttggCAGGTGCTCTATTTTTGACTTTCAGCATGAAAACACAACATTAGtgaatgcattttgtttcaaagatgaacgtTTCATTAAATGTCTCACCAACAGTAACACTGAAGGTCTTTTCACTGATGCTGCTCCTACTGAAGATCTTCAGCTGATAGACCCCAGTGTCTGCAGTCTGGATGTTttttgatggtcagagatccgtTTGGTTCTCTAgattcagtctgtctctgaatctctcagtgtCTTCATTACACTGACATCTGTACAGATCCTGCTGAGATCTCCAGCGATCGCAGCGATGCGgggtgtcattaaa
Protein-coding sequences here:
- the LOC109069040 gene encoding uncharacterized protein LOC109069040 isoform X2 — translated: MFCFFLLFTLWLFFVPGVFSVITARVTVSVMKGDSVTLYTNVTTTQQDEILWYFNDTRIAVIAGDLSRICTDVQCNEDTERFRDRLNLENQTGTLTIKNIQTADTGVYQLKIFSRSSISEKTFSVTVDVPDKVKTISVKKGEYVTFDPGVIKTTNYVMRLYFNDSLIAEITGDQSKICTDDECKERFRDRLKLNNQTGSLIITNTRTTDSGDYKVLIISRILQNSVSITSLKTFIFTVIDSGLSSAAVAGICVGAGVGVVLLVAAACVGCDLLLQASSCRTE